A window of Fibrobacter sp. contains these coding sequences:
- a CDS encoding FecR family protein: protein MKRFFTVVFTLLLVLAGCNGNKDQGKSGPGSNEVNNAAAEDSVDNSKFVTTASSIIGDVLKQPGGQGDIWKQIRIGQKVVEDDRVQTRIESEAKLVANEGSVFVISENSDVTLKSEQDSIGSKIVLVAIGNGKVYFDVQKQRNAYYKMKTGNANAAIRGTAGFVGIAKNKTVVSLKEGQVDVSSKTGQKKMLLENQTVLVDENGDARMLDLASSGTEYLVKVIDSLTAVIAELTSQSLEKNLKTFDDSYAERQKAYRKSLEFKSSPLDTLYVPSVTLQARVTPGTIVTVWGERVKVGADGFYRKEFSWGIKAYGKKRFIATCSDGNVEVECYRWVAQYVPPEGYEEPPTIDDLVVDLGERDERIHVDPPATKYNTNMKINLAGIAKSNLKEIDSIVVRRGKRIVKTIRERDLTSLEYELPIELNRNKIVDFEVVVAAKNGKNYSARKTYEAFCLITNHPGGKARNRIVSERQEYQRLVQSNGLSRE from the coding sequence ATGAAGAGATTTTTTACAGTTGTTTTTACTTTGTTATTAGTCCTTGCGGGCTGTAACGGAAATAAGGATCAGGGTAAAAGTGGCCCTGGTTCTAATGAAGTAAATAATGCAGCCGCAGAGGATTCTGTAGATAACTCCAAATTTGTGACAACTGCCAGCAGCATTATTGGCGACGTATTGAAACAGCCGGGTGGTCAGGGCGATATTTGGAAACAAATTCGTATTGGCCAAAAAGTCGTTGAAGACGACCGCGTTCAAACGAGAATTGAATCTGAAGCAAAGCTTGTTGCAAATGAAGGTTCTGTTTTCGTCATTTCGGAAAATTCCGATGTGACCTTGAAATCTGAACAGGATTCCATCGGGTCTAAAATTGTCTTGGTTGCTATTGGAAATGGTAAGGTTTATTTCGATGTCCAAAAGCAGAGAAATGCCTACTATAAAATGAAGACGGGTAACGCAAACGCTGCTATCCGTGGTACCGCAGGCTTTGTTGGAATTGCGAAGAACAAGACTGTGGTTTCCTTGAAGGAAGGTCAGGTGGATGTTTCCAGCAAAACAGGCCAAAAGAAAATGCTGTTGGAGAACCAGACCGTTCTTGTTGATGAAAACGGTGACGCAAGAATGTTGGACCTTGCCTCCTCTGGTACAGAATACTTGGTGAAGGTGATTGATTCCTTGACTGCGGTAATCGCAGAACTTACCTCCCAGTCTCTTGAAAAGAACTTGAAGACTTTTGATGATAGCTATGCTGAACGTCAAAAGGCTTATAGGAAATCTCTTGAATTTAAGTCCAGTCCCTTGGATACACTTTATGTTCCCTCAGTTACGTTGCAAGCTCGTGTGACTCCGGGAACAATTGTTACCGTATGGGGCGAACGTGTGAAGGTTGGCGCCGATGGCTTCTACCGCAAGGAATTCTCCTGGGGTATAAAGGCCTACGGAAAGAAGCGTTTCATTGCAACTTGTAGCGATGGCAATGTTGAAGTGGAATGTTATAGATGGGTGGCCCAGTACGTGCCTCCCGAAGGCTATGAAGAGCCGCCTACCATTGATGACCTAGTCGTTGATTTGGGTGAACGTGATGAACGCATCCATGTTGATCCGCCGGCAACAAAGTACAATACCAACATGAAGATTAATCTTGCTGGAATTGCAAAGTCCAACCTGAAGGAAATTGATTCTATTGTCGTCCGTCGTGGCAAAAGAATTGTGAAGACGATTCGTGAACGAGATTTGACTTCCTTGGAATATGAACTTCCCATTGAACTCAATCGCAATAAGATTGTGGATTTCGAAGTGGTGGTGGCTGCCAAGAATGGAAAGAATTACTCTGCTAGAAAAACTTATGAGGCATTCTGCTTGATTACCAATCACCCCGGTGGAAAGGCTCGTAACAGAATTGTTTCTGAACGTCAGGAATACCAGCGTTTGGTTCAGTCCAATGGTTTGTCTAGGGAATAG
- a CDS encoding endonuclease, with amino-acid sequence MRRKITKAKPLSLFVFLVIVLVALIAEVQAKVDPEAKAQHYDYRGAGQQMRRIYYGDLQETLYCGCKYMDKKHVDFSTCDFEPRYNPKRKSTKRAESIEWEHIVTAHNMGHFLPCWKEGGRKNCSANDDTFKIMEGDLHNLYPAIGEVNGDRNNFMYSQWTNDPEPMYGKCKTIVDFKLKKAQPREEARGIIARVSFYMEKTYGVKLSSQDRKLFEAWDRQFPVTPRECERDRRIFKVQGDHNPFVYEKCKETGF; translated from the coding sequence ATGCGTCGCAAGATCACAAAGGCAAAGCCCCTTTCTCTTTTTGTCTTTCTGGTAATCGTCCTTGTTGCGTTGATTGCAGAAGTCCAGGCAAAGGTAGACCCCGAAGCAAAGGCGCAGCACTACGACTACCGCGGCGCCGGCCAGCAAATGCGTCGCATCTATTATGGGGACCTGCAGGAAACTTTGTACTGCGGCTGCAAATACATGGACAAGAAACACGTGGATTTTTCCACCTGCGATTTTGAGCCTCGCTACAATCCCAAACGAAAAAGCACGAAACGCGCCGAATCCATCGAATGGGAACACATCGTCACCGCCCACAACATGGGTCACTTTCTCCCCTGCTGGAAAGAAGGAGGCCGCAAGAACTGCAGCGCCAACGACGACACGTTCAAAATCATGGAAGGGGACCTGCACAACCTCTACCCCGCCATCGGCGAAGTCAACGGCGACCGCAACAACTTTATGTACAGCCAGTGGACCAACGATCCCGAGCCCATGTACGGCAAATGCAAAACCATCGTGGACTTCAAGCTGAAAAAAGCACAGCCCCGAGAAGAAGCCCGCGGCATCATCGCCAGAGTCAGTTTCTACATGGAAAAGACCTACGGCGTAAAGCTTTCCAGCCAAGACCGAAAGCTATTTGAAGCCTGGGACCGCCAATTCCCCGTCACCCCCAGGGAATGCGAACGAGACAGGCGAATTTTCAAGGTTCAAGGAGACCATAATCCCTTTGTATACGAGAAATGCAAAGAAACGGGCTTTTAG
- a CDS encoding aconitate hydratase has translation MLFNFDMIQKVYAKMPARVDGARKLLGRPLTLAEKILYTHLIDGAESKQYVRGTDFAEFHPDRVAMQDATAQMALLQFTTAGKSKVAVPSSVHCDHLIIAKEGVEIDLPKAKSDSKEVYDFLQSVSAKYGIDCWLPGAGIIHQVVLENYAFPGGMMIGTDSHTVNAGGLGMLAIGVGGADAVDAMVGLPWELKYPKMIGVKLTGKLQGFATAKDIILKLAGILTVKGGTNAIIEYFGEGARSLSATGKATIANMGAEVGATCSTFSYDDSMSRYLKVTGRAEVAEAADKIASYLQADPEVEAEPEKYFDRVVEIDLSTLVPHYNGPFSPDRAFAITDMAESIKATDAKPESKDEVSAALIGSCTNSSYEDLYMAASMIKQALAKGLGPKCPLIINPGSEQVRYTAERDGLIDIFKQFGAVIMTNACGPCIGRWDRAGADKKELNTIVHSFNRNFAKRADGNPNTHAFVASPLMAVIAALSGKLTFNPATDTLVNGEGKAVKLDPPEKCELPVNGFEVKDAGFQAPAEDGSSITVTINPESKRLQALAPFAAWDGKDIMGAPILIKAKGKCTTDHISMAGPWLNYRGHLENISNNMLIGAVNAFNGETNKVLCQCGSYKEVPELAKVYKNKGIGSIVIGDENYGEGSSREHAAMEPRFLGVKAVIVKSFARIHETNLKKQGMLALTFANPADYDKIQEQDVFDILGLTEFAPGKPFTLVAHHKDGSADNITLNHTYNEQQWAWFKAGSALNLIKLNNK, from the coding sequence ATGCTTTTCAATTTCGACATGATCCAGAAGGTCTATGCCAAGATGCCGGCCCGCGTTGACGGTGCACGCAAGCTCCTTGGCCGTCCCCTCACCCTTGCAGAAAAGATTCTCTACACCCACTTGATCGATGGTGCAGAATCCAAGCAGTATGTTCGTGGTACTGATTTTGCCGAATTCCATCCGGACCGCGTGGCAATGCAGGACGCTACCGCCCAGATGGCTCTCCTCCAGTTTACAACTGCTGGAAAATCCAAGGTCGCTGTTCCAAGTTCTGTACATTGCGACCACTTGATTATCGCCAAGGAAGGTGTGGAAATTGACCTCCCGAAGGCAAAGTCCGACAGTAAGGAAGTGTACGACTTCCTCCAGTCCGTTTCCGCCAAGTACGGCATTGACTGCTGGCTTCCGGGCGCAGGCATCATCCACCAGGTGGTTCTCGAAAACTACGCCTTCCCCGGTGGCATGATGATCGGTACCGACTCCCACACTGTGAACGCAGGCGGTCTCGGCATGCTGGCTATCGGTGTTGGCGGTGCTGACGCTGTGGATGCCATGGTTGGCCTCCCCTGGGAATTGAAGTACCCGAAGATGATCGGTGTGAAGCTCACCGGTAAGCTCCAGGGCTTTGCAACCGCTAAGGACATCATCCTGAAGCTGGCTGGCATCCTCACCGTTAAGGGCGGCACCAACGCTATTATTGAATACTTCGGCGAAGGCGCACGTAGCCTCTCCGCTACCGGCAAGGCAACCATCGCCAACATGGGTGCAGAAGTGGGCGCAACCTGCTCCACCTTCAGCTACGATGATTCCATGAGCCGTTACCTCAAGGTTACCGGCCGTGCAGAAGTTGCCGAAGCCGCCGACAAGATCGCTTCTTACCTCCAGGCAGACCCGGAAGTTGAAGCCGAACCGGAAAAGTACTTCGACCGCGTTGTGGAAATCGATCTTTCCACTCTCGTTCCCCACTACAATGGCCCCTTCAGCCCGGACCGCGCTTTCGCAATCACCGACATGGCAGAATCCATCAAGGCAACAGACGCAAAGCCGGAATCCAAGGACGAAGTTAGCGCAGCCCTCATCGGTTCCTGCACCAACTCCAGCTACGAAGACCTCTACATGGCAGCAAGCATGATCAAGCAGGCTCTCGCCAAGGGTCTCGGCCCGAAGTGCCCGCTGATCATCAACCCGGGTTCCGAACAGGTTCGCTACACCGCTGAACGCGACGGCCTCATCGACATCTTCAAGCAGTTCGGCGCAGTGATCATGACCAACGCTTGCGGTCCTTGCATTGGCCGTTGGGACCGTGCTGGTGCCGACAAGAAGGAATTGAACACCATCGTTCACTCCTTCAACCGTAACTTTGCAAAGCGCGCTGACGGCAACCCCAACACTCACGCTTTCGTTGCTTCCCCGTTGATGGCTGTAATCGCAGCTCTCTCCGGCAAGCTCACTTTCAATCCGGCTACCGACACCCTCGTCAATGGCGAAGGCAAGGCTGTGAAGTTGGATCCTCCTGAAAAGTGCGAACTTCCGGTCAACGGCTTCGAAGTGAAGGACGCTGGTTTCCAGGCTCCGGCAGAAGACGGTTCCTCCATCACCGTGACCATCAATCCGGAAAGTAAGCGTCTCCAGGCTCTGGCACCGTTTGCTGCATGGGACGGCAAGGACATCATGGGCGCTCCGATCCTCATTAAGGCCAAGGGCAAGTGCACCACCGACCATATTTCTATGGCAGGTCCGTGGCTCAACTACCGCGGTCACTTGGAAAACATTTCCAACAACATGCTCATCGGTGCTGTGAACGCATTCAATGGCGAAACCAACAAGGTTCTCTGCCAGTGCGGTTCCTATAAGGAAGTTCCGGAACTTGCTAAGGTTTACAAGAACAAGGGCATCGGCTCCATCGTTATCGGTGACGAAAACTATGGTGAAGGCTCCAGCCGCGAACACGCTGCTATGGAACCCCGCTTCCTGGGCGTTAAGGCTGTGATCGTGAAGAGCTTCGCTCGTATTCACGAAACCAACCTGAAGAAGCAGGGCATGCTGGCACTCACCTTCGCTAACCCGGCAGACTACGACAAGATCCAGGAACAGGACGTGTTCGACATTCTCGGCCTCACCGAGTTTGCTCCGGGCAAGCCGTTCACCTTGGTGGCACACCACAAAGACGGTTCCGCCGACAACATCACCCTGAACCACACCTACAACGAACAGCAGTGGGCATGGTTCAAGGCCGGTTCCGCTCTGAACTTGATCAAGCTCAATAACAAGTAA
- a CDS encoding DUF6175 family protein, translated as MDKMMKLLNFLVALGVLCFVGCAGNQPAQETVKTVPAESEEEAPVELVRIPFKIAPTVLVAPALTGKMNANIEVVRSNPLAKTAMEVINAYLTSRDYNVVSLESQAQLDEVVELQSAIAGNDEDLAYAAGLTVGADINITYAGTIHENEIVIDLNASEASTAQLLGSESVQMTMTAGESQRAFVQKAMQKAIVGLENKIRTKLAAQLELGVQYKVVAHLTGEFTDDQAEEISNMVSVQIRKKFNKMQVLSMSRNTYDLMIYADPDKYEDAQMVYGEFFETLNGLAKVRKQNITKKLIILEIQ; from the coding sequence ATGGATAAGATGATGAAACTTTTGAATTTCTTGGTTGCACTTGGTGTTTTGTGCTTTGTGGGCTGTGCTGGAAATCAGCCTGCACAAGAAACGGTGAAGACTGTTCCTGCAGAATCTGAAGAAGAAGCTCCCGTGGAACTGGTTCGTATTCCCTTCAAGATAGCGCCTACTGTTTTGGTGGCTCCTGCTTTGACTGGAAAAATGAACGCGAACATCGAAGTGGTCCGTTCCAATCCCTTGGCAAAGACTGCCATGGAAGTGATTAACGCTTACCTGACCAGTAGAGATTATAACGTGGTCAGCTTGGAAAGTCAGGCTCAGCTTGATGAAGTTGTGGAATTGCAGTCTGCCATTGCGGGCAACGATGAAGACTTGGCTTATGCGGCAGGCCTCACAGTGGGTGCCGACATCAATATTACTTACGCAGGAACGATTCATGAAAACGAAATCGTGATTGACTTGAATGCTAGCGAAGCTTCTACGGCACAACTTTTGGGAAGTGAATCTGTTCAAATGACAATGACTGCGGGAGAATCTCAGCGTGCCTTTGTTCAGAAGGCTATGCAGAAGGCAATCGTTGGCTTGGAAAATAAGATTCGCACTAAACTTGCCGCACAATTGGAACTGGGCGTGCAGTATAAAGTGGTTGCTCATTTGACCGGTGAATTTACGGACGATCAGGCTGAAGAAATTTCCAACATGGTTTCTGTGCAGATCCGTAAAAAGTTCAATAAAATGCAGGTCCTTTCCATGAGCCGCAATACTTACGACTTGATGATTTATGCTGATCCGGATAAGTATGAAGACGCCCAGATGGTTTATGGTGAATTCTTTGAAACCCTGAATGGCCTTGCCAAGGTTAGAAAGCAGAACATTACCAAGAAACTGATTATCCTGGAAATTCAGTAA
- a CDS encoding type II toxin-antitoxin system Phd/YefM family antitoxin — MAKVVSAMEVRQNFGNLLNQVAIKDEEIVIERAGKPLARLVSVSAPSAGKLDFRDIGKLPNQIWEV, encoded by the coding sequence ATGGCAAAAGTTGTATCCGCAATGGAAGTCCGTCAAAATTTTGGCAACCTTCTGAACCAGGTTGCCATCAAGGACGAAGAAATCGTTATTGAACGTGCCGGCAAGCCTCTTGCTCGCCTGGTCAGTGTTTCTGCACCGTCTGCCGGTAAGCTGGACTTCCGCGATATAGGAAAACTTCCCAATCAGATTTGGGAAGTTTAA
- a CDS encoding bifunctional folylpolyglutamate synthase/dihydrofolate synthase: MLYDGIEYLNSRLMFGMMPGLESTRCLCEALGNPQKKFKTIHVVGTNGKGSTSYYLSGVLQAHGLKTALYTSPHLVNLRERIRVNDEPISEFDLNRYLLQVKDAADLVNKDRAEAAKIEPTFFEVLTLVAFLHYANSGVQVAVLEAGMGGRLDSTAVADGDVAVVTSIGLEHTEVLGATEVAILREKMGVLGTSSDKVSGKTFVLGGLSSEMLAEAQEYAKSLGAKVVVPEIRFDIQLPNLGQHYVENASLSLAAAKMFLNVVVGSCANGVGYDDTLALKTLEKRSWAGRMQKLENAQGQVDFILDGAHNSHAVRRLVESLDKYYPGKKFHCVFGALKDKDVDEMLKLMAPHVSHWHITKTPYPRFRELDDLRGILSDLGLPVSSEGLLCREFLDSVCAAADADAENSENKKLPVLITGSLYMIGESVQALKSDYEGLSFFRGLEPTTNEHR, from the coding sequence ATGCTCTATGATGGTATAGAATATCTGAATTCCCGCTTGATGTTCGGGATGATGCCTGGTTTGGAATCTACTCGCTGCCTTTGCGAAGCCCTTGGAAATCCTCAGAAAAAGTTCAAGACGATTCACGTTGTCGGTACAAACGGCAAGGGTTCAACCAGCTACTATTTATCAGGTGTTCTGCAGGCTCACGGCTTGAAGACTGCTTTGTATACCAGCCCCCATCTGGTGAACCTCCGCGAACGTATTCGAGTGAATGACGAACCCATCAGTGAATTTGATTTGAACCGCTATCTGCTTCAGGTCAAGGATGCTGCGGACCTGGTGAATAAGGATCGCGCGGAAGCTGCAAAAATTGAGCCCACCTTTTTTGAAGTTTTGACTTTGGTCGCGTTCTTGCATTACGCAAATTCTGGCGTTCAGGTTGCCGTTCTTGAAGCAGGAATGGGTGGCCGTCTGGATAGTACCGCTGTGGCCGATGGCGATGTAGCTGTGGTGACAAGTATCGGCTTGGAACATACAGAAGTTCTGGGCGCTACCGAAGTTGCAATTCTAAGAGAAAAAATGGGTGTGCTGGGAACGTCTTCGGATAAGGTTTCTGGAAAGACTTTTGTTCTTGGCGGATTGTCTTCGGAAATGTTGGCTGAAGCTCAAGAATATGCGAAGTCCCTTGGGGCAAAAGTCGTTGTCCCTGAAATTCGTTTCGATATTCAATTGCCTAACTTGGGCCAGCATTACGTTGAAAATGCAAGCTTGTCCCTGGCGGCGGCAAAGATGTTCTTGAATGTTGTTGTCGGTAGCTGTGCTAATGGCGTGGGCTACGACGATACTCTGGCTTTGAAAACCTTGGAAAAACGTTCCTGGGCGGGCCGTATGCAAAAGCTGGAAAATGCCCAAGGCCAGGTGGATTTTATTCTGGATGGAGCCCACAATTCCCATGCGGTTCGTCGCCTTGTGGAATCCTTGGACAAGTATTATCCTGGCAAAAAGTTCCACTGCGTCTTTGGAGCCCTCAAGGACAAGGACGTAGATGAAATGCTGAAACTGATGGCTCCTCACGTAAGCCATTGGCATATTACCAAAACGCCTTATCCCCGTTTCCGTGAACTGGATGATTTGCGAGGGATCTTAAGCGACTTAGGCTTGCCTGTTTCCAGTGAAGGTTTGCTTTGCCGTGAATTTCTGGACAGTGTTTGCGCCGCTGCCGATGCTGACGCCGAAAACTCCGAAAATAAAAAACTCCCCGTTTTGATTACGGGAAGTCTTTACATGATTGGCGAGAGTGTCCAGGCTCTTAAATCCGATTACGAAGGCTTGTCCTTCTTCCGCGGATTAGAACCGACCACTAACGAACATCGCTAG
- a CDS encoding GTP-binding protein has protein sequence MKKSVPITVLTGYLGAGKTTLLNYVLNNQEGYHVAVIVNDIGEVNIDQTLIEKGGNITKEDSGKLVPLSNGCICCSLKQDMLEQIAEILETGKFDYILIEASGICEPVPIAQTICMAGSQLQGKNGEPLPCHLDSVTAVVDVLRLADEFAGGEKLLQKDLEETDIANLLIQQIEFCNTIILNKVDSLSKKDLEHVKAVVKALQPTAKMIETNFGKVEMKEILDTKQFDFDKVAEGAAWAIELNKIDDDHDDDDDEDEHEHHHHHHDDDDDHDHEHHHHDHDDEDHSHCDHEHGVCHCGHHHDKDHPHGDEYGISTFVYERRRPFDRKKFEAFLDDYPNAIIRTKGLLWFADERTESYLFEQAGKQATAQNFGRWFAAEDKATQDYILAQNPDLKNVWDDEYGDRIIRLVFIGQHMEKKKIIAVLDSCLDK, from the coding sequence ATGAAAAAATCAGTACCTATTACAGTGCTCACCGGTTACTTAGGAGCCGGTAAAACTACTCTCCTCAACTACGTTCTTAACAATCAGGAAGGCTATCACGTAGCTGTTATCGTCAACGACATTGGCGAAGTCAACATTGACCAGACCCTTATCGAAAAGGGTGGAAACATCACCAAGGAAGATTCCGGCAAGTTGGTTCCCCTTTCCAACGGTTGCATTTGCTGCTCCCTGAAGCAGGACATGCTGGAACAGATTGCCGAAATTCTTGAAACCGGCAAGTTCGACTACATCCTTATTGAAGCCAGCGGCATTTGCGAACCCGTGCCTATCGCACAGACCATTTGCATGGCTGGTTCCCAGCTCCAGGGTAAGAATGGCGAACCTCTCCCCTGCCATTTGGACAGCGTAACCGCAGTGGTAGACGTTCTGCGTCTGGCCGACGAATTCGCTGGTGGCGAAAAGCTTCTCCAAAAGGACCTGGAAGAAACCGACATTGCAAACCTGCTGATCCAGCAGATCGAATTCTGCAACACCATCATCCTGAACAAGGTGGACAGCCTTTCTAAGAAAGACCTGGAACATGTGAAGGCTGTTGTGAAGGCCCTCCAGCCCACCGCCAAGATGATCGAGACCAACTTCGGCAAGGTGGAAATGAAGGAAATCCTGGACACCAAGCAGTTTGACTTCGACAAGGTTGCTGAAGGCGCTGCCTGGGCCATCGAACTGAACAAGATCGACGACGACCACGATGATGATGACGATGAAGACGAACATGAACATCATCACCATCACCACGATGATGACGATGACCACGATCATGAACATCACCATCATGACCACGACGATGAAGACCACAGCCACTGCGATCACGAACACGGCGTTTGCCACTGCGGTCATCATCACGACAAGGATCATCCCCATGGTGACGAATACGGCATTTCTACCTTCGTGTATGAACGCCGCCGTCCCTTCGATCGCAAGAAGTTCGAAGCATTCCTGGACGATTATCCTAACGCAATCATCCGCACCAAGGGTCTCCTGTGGTTCGCTGACGAACGTACCGAAAGCTACCTGTTCGAACAGGCAGGCAAGCAGGCAACCGCACAGAATTTCGGTCGCTGGTTTGCTGCAGAAGACAAGGCTACCCAGGATTACATTCTCGCCCAGAATCCTGACCTGAAGAATGTTTGGGACGATGAATACGGCGACCGTATCATCCGCCTCGTCTTCATCGGCCAGCACATGGAAAAGAAGAAGATCATCGCAGTTCTGGACAGTTGCCTGGACAAGTAA
- a CDS encoding mechanosensitive ion channel family protein, whose product MDYKFAILLIIVVLAMALCFFVVNPIAKKIAEKTPNKFDDLLVEKNFFSRGLQFMPAAVFSTGIAEILPAGSTLLDLCTRVSNVWFALVGFAVGCSIFDVIEALNDNNQKTRNKPLHGIFQAIKLAIFCVCAIVIVSQVSGKSPVFILSALGAAATVLMLIFRDSILGVVSGIQINISDLLRKGDWIEIERHNADGTVIDITLTSVKVRNWDKTISVIPAYDLITNSFKNWRGMEESGGRRIKRSLLIDQQSIRFLTPDEIERLSKIEILKPYMDEKRVELASEFTAKYGEGAVPSELDMVNSRHLTNIGTFRAYCTAYLRSLEDVAQNMTLMTRQLPPSPEGLPLEIYAFTNKTEWITYEGIQADIFDHLIAVLPEFGLSLFQYAGYLRK is encoded by the coding sequence ATGGATTACAAGTTTGCAATATTGCTTATTATCGTTGTGCTGGCTATGGCACTGTGTTTTTTCGTGGTAAATCCCATTGCCAAGAAAATTGCCGAAAAGACTCCCAATAAGTTTGACGACCTCCTGGTAGAAAAGAACTTTTTCTCCAGGGGGTTGCAATTCATGCCGGCTGCCGTATTCAGTACCGGAATTGCCGAAATTTTGCCTGCGGGATCCACCCTTCTGGACTTGTGTACCCGAGTCTCCAACGTGTGGTTTGCACTGGTTGGTTTTGCGGTAGGCTGCTCTATTTTCGATGTGATCGAGGCGTTGAACGATAACAACCAAAAGACCAGGAATAAGCCTTTGCATGGAATCTTCCAGGCCATCAAACTGGCTATTTTCTGTGTTTGCGCCATTGTTATCGTTTCCCAGGTTTCTGGCAAGAGCCCTGTGTTTATTTTGTCTGCATTGGGTGCCGCCGCTACCGTGCTGATGTTGATTTTCCGCGACTCTATTTTGGGCGTGGTTTCCGGTATCCAGATCAATATTTCTGATTTGCTTCGCAAGGGCGACTGGATTGAAATTGAACGCCACAATGCCGACGGTACGGTTATCGACATCACTTTGACTTCTGTGAAGGTCCGCAACTGGGACAAGACCATTTCTGTAATTCCAGCCTACGATCTCATTACCAACAGTTTCAAGAACTGGCGCGGCATGGAAGAATCCGGCGGTCGCCGCATCAAGCGCTCTCTGCTCATTGACCAGCAAAGCATTCGCTTCTTGACTCCCGATGAAATCGAACGCCTTTCCAAGATTGAAATCCTGAAGCCGTATATGGATGAAAAACGTGTTGAGCTTGCATCGGAATTTACCGCCAAGTATGGGGAAGGTGCCGTGCCCAGTGAATTGGATATGGTGAACAGCCGTCATCTCACAAACATCGGAACCTTCCGTGCCTACTGTACGGCCTACCTGCGTTCCTTAGAAGATGTGGCTCAGAACATGACCTTGATGACCCGCCAGTTGCCGCCGTCCCCCGAGGGCTTGCCTCTGGAAATTTACGCCTTTACCAACAAGACAGAATGGATTACCTACGAAGGAATCCAGGCGGATATCTTTGACCACCTGATTGCTGTGCTTCCGGAATTTGGCCTTAGTTTGTTCCAATATGCAGGATATTTGAGAAAGTGA